One Apis cerana isolate GH-2021 linkage group LG16, AcerK_1.0, whole genome shotgun sequence DNA segment encodes these proteins:
- the LOC107999779 gene encoding protein yellow: MWHFLWIVFLVLANGEEIKTIYSWNVIEYNFPNDNIRNTLISNGDYIEENNMPNGMQIWNDKVFITIPRWKNGVPSNLNFFLKNDGSESPKLNPYPNWEMNNINKVDSIINIIRVRVDACDRLWGVDTGVDDILGNNTVIHQPRIIIIDLKTDKILRIYPLKSSDQTSDSFFVDLVIDVDPNNCDNTYAYISDLGGYALVVYSWAKNDSWRITHNFFYFDPRYGNYNINGFNFQWKDGLFGLSLSALQTDGYKILYFHAMSSIAEFSVSTEVLQDHTLEKSSDYYAFHFEGEKGPNSQGPSSVIDTNTGVDYFTQINRNGIACWDTTTELNPNTFILVAEDNTTMVFCNDLSIDRSSNTMYVLSDNFQQLLFSKYDVKKHNFFITVFDLDFLTNACKKKDDKPKRRLPHIL, from the exons AAATGgcgaagaaattaaaacaatttattcatgGAACGtgatcgaatataattttccaaatgataatattcgaaatacgCTGATATCTAATGGTGACTATATCGAAGAGAATAATATGCCAAATGGTATGCAAATTTGGAatgataaagtatttattactatACCACGATGGAAGAATGGTGTCCCAtctaatttaaacttttttttaaaaaatgatggaTCAG aatctcCAAAATTAAACCCTTATCCCAATTGGGAAatgaacaatattaataaagttgatagtataataaatataatccgtGTTAGAGTTGATGCTTGTGATCGATTATGGGGTGTCGATACGGGTGTTGATGATATTTTGGGCAATAACACTGTTATACATCAACCGAGAATTATcataatcgatttaaaaacaGATAAg ataTTGAGAATTTACCCTCTAAAAAGTTCCGATCAAACATCCGATTCGTTTTTCGTTGATTTAGTAATCGATGTAGATCCAAATAATTGCGACAATACGTATGCTTACATTTCTGATCTCGGTGGATATGCTTTAGTAGTTTATAGTTGGGCCAAGAATGATTCCTGGCGTATCAcgcataatttcttttatttcgatcCTCGTTAcg gTAATTACAATATCAATGGATTCAACTTTCAATGGAAAGATGGTTTATTTGGATTATCTTTGTCCGCGTTGCAAACCGATGGCtacaaaattttgtatttccaTGCGATGTCTAGTATCGCTGAATTCTCAGTATCTACGGAAGTTTTGCAGGATCACACGTTAGAAAAATCTAGCGATTATTATGCTTTTCATTTCGAGGGTGAAAAAGGTCCAAATAGTCAGGGGCCCAGTTCTGTAATCGATACAAATACCGGTGTCGATTATTTCACTCAAATCAACAGAAATGGTATCGCTTGCTGGGATACCACTACTGAATTAAATCCAAATACATTCA ttttagtAGCTGAAGATAATACAACGATGGTCTTTTGCAACGATTTATCCATCGATCGGTCTTCTAACACGATGTACGTGCTGTCTGATAATTTTCAGCAACTTTTGTTCTCTAAATATGACgtgaaaaaacataattttttcatcacaGTATTTGATCTCGATTTCTTAACGAATGCTTGTAAGAAAAAAGACGATAAACCTAAAAGACGGCTTCCTCATATTCTTTAA